Proteins from a genomic interval of Amycolatopsis sp. cg13:
- a CDS encoding DUF2631 domain-containing protein — translation MAGKAVEKRPEVDPRDEPSAEWGWHGSFPKATRIAGWLSAAILLVMIKGNHENNTENVWLVGLAAFIVLLLLLDLRKSRTAWRK, via the coding sequence GTGGCAGGCAAGGCGGTCGAGAAGCGCCCCGAGGTCGACCCGCGCGACGAGCCGTCGGCGGAGTGGGGCTGGCACGGCTCGTTCCCGAAGGCCACCCGCATCGCGGGCTGGCTGTCCGCGGCCATCCTGCTGGTGATGATCAAGGGCAACCACGAGAACAACACCGAGAACGTGTGGCTCGTCGGACTGGCCGCGTTCATCGTCCTGCTCCTGCTGCTCGACCTGCGCAAGAGCCGCACCGCCTGGCGCAAGTAA
- a CDS encoding peptidylprolyl isomerase, whose protein sequence is MKPRWAALAAAVIAGLSLCTAAPASAAPSVKPPVVKCTFTPTPENPAARPVLRPLPFALTRGTIDVTFHYNYGPVTVRLNSGGAAPCAVANMASLVLQHFYDRSQCWRLTNSARLGVLQCGDIYEVEKGGPGYKFPDEVSGAETYERGTVAMGNQGPGTNGSEFFIVHSFAHIPANYSVLGRVVRGMDVLDRIVAAGIIPSERGPLDGLPAKPVKIERVSFGF, encoded by the coding sequence ATGAAGCCACGCTGGGCCGCGCTCGCCGCCGCCGTCATCGCCGGTCTTTCCCTGTGCACCGCGGCCCCGGCCAGCGCTGCCCCCTCGGTGAAGCCGCCGGTGGTGAAATGCACCTTCACGCCGACGCCGGAGAACCCGGCGGCGCGTCCCGTGCTGCGCCCGCTGCCGTTCGCGCTCACCCGCGGCACGATCGACGTCACCTTCCACTACAACTACGGCCCGGTCACCGTCCGCCTCAACAGCGGCGGAGCGGCCCCGTGCGCGGTCGCGAACATGGCGAGCCTGGTCCTGCAGCACTTCTACGACCGCTCCCAGTGCTGGCGGCTGACGAACTCCGCGCGCCTCGGAGTCCTGCAGTGCGGCGACATCTACGAGGTCGAAAAAGGCGGGCCCGGGTACAAGTTCCCGGACGAGGTCAGCGGGGCGGAGACCTACGAGCGCGGCACTGTGGCCATGGGGAACCAGGGGCCGGGGACGAACGGGTCGGAGTTCTTCATCGTGCATTCTTTCGCGCATATTCCAGCGAATTACTCGGTGCTGGGGCGTGTGGTGCGGGGGATGGACGTGCTGGACCGGATCGTGGCGGCTGGGATCATCCCTAGCGAACGCGGGCCGCTCGACGGTCTTCCCGCTAAGCCGGTGAAGATCGAACGCGTCAGCTTCGGCTTCTGA